From Syntrophorhabdaceae bacterium, one genomic window encodes:
- a CDS encoding methyl-accepting chemotaxis protein — MLSNLKISTKLGIGATTLMILIFILGALGYYYLDRSGRSVDNIVKHNYGRIVVFKQVKDAVDTIDKSMLSMALTRDPALKEMEKGKIDKARASYGEAIKKIEGVLASVDDAKTKAEFKKLLAAIKEQLTQGKEHNVKLAKFAMEGKNDEASAIWSEHTSTISTTIDGLFRQLVKLSENRMETGFNELTKETANARMVFIIISLVIMMFIAAGTFFVVRTITRSLEAGMNVANRLAEGDLTVDVDVTSRDEMGALLQSLSNMVQKWRGVVNQINTSSDNIASASHQLSASAVQMSKGSDEQAQMSVQVATASEEMSQTVVDVARNTGNIAVSGQETVAVARSGKEVVDMAVREVQEIASTVDASATMVRSLGELSKQIGEIVNVINEIADQTNLLALNAAIEAARAGEHGRGFAVVADEVKKLAERTGNSTAEIADMIGNIQKEVNRAVDAMEDVKKKVSSGTALSEQAGEALNNIVNKVDDLQLMVQQIASATEEMTATSEGISKDIDSIATISKETSSASSQVSHASDELARLSVSLQGVVREFSV; from the coding sequence ATGCTCAGCAATCTCAAGATCAGCACCAAGCTCGGAATTGGCGCCACCACACTCATGATCCTCATCTTTATCCTCGGCGCTCTAGGCTACTATTATCTCGATCGCTCGGGTCGGTCGGTGGACAACATCGTCAAGCACAATTACGGGAGGATCGTGGTCTTCAAACAGGTCAAGGACGCCGTGGACACCATAGACAAGTCGATGCTGAGTATGGCCCTTACCAGGGACCCCGCTCTCAAAGAGATGGAAAAGGGAAAGATAGATAAGGCGCGCGCCTCATACGGGGAGGCCATCAAGAAGATCGAGGGCGTTCTGGCGAGCGTCGACGACGCGAAGACGAAAGCAGAGTTCAAGAAGCTCCTTGCGGCGATAAAAGAACAGCTGACCCAGGGCAAGGAACACAATGTGAAGCTCGCGAAGTTTGCCATGGAAGGGAAGAACGACGAGGCGTCTGCGATATGGTCGGAACACACGAGCACGATATCGACAACCATCGACGGCCTCTTCAGACAGCTCGTCAAGCTCAGTGAGAACAGGATGGAGACCGGCTTCAACGAACTCACAAAGGAGACCGCCAACGCAAGGATGGTCTTCATTATCATCTCCCTTGTCATAATGATGTTCATCGCCGCGGGAACCTTTTTCGTCGTGAGGACGATAACGAGATCCCTTGAGGCAGGCATGAACGTGGCCAACAGGCTTGCCGAGGGAGACCTTACGGTGGACGTCGATGTGACAAGCCGGGACGAAATGGGCGCTCTTCTCCAATCGCTGAGCAATATGGTCCAGAAGTGGCGAGGCGTCGTGAACCAGATAAACACGTCCTCGGACAATATCGCCTCCGCCAGCCATCAGCTCAGCGCCAGCGCCGTCCAGATGTCGAAGGGCTCCGACGAACAGGCGCAGATGTCCGTTCAGGTGGCAACGGCTTCGGAAGAGATGAGCCAGACCGTGGTCGACGTGGCCCGCAATACCGGCAATATAGCCGTATCGGGCCAGGAGACCGTCGCAGTCGCCCGCAGCGGTAAAGAAGTTGTTGATATGGCTGTCAGGGAGGTCCAGGAGATAGCGAGCACCGTCGATGCATCGGCAACGATGGTCCGCTCCCTGGGCGAGCTTTCCAAGCAGATAGGCGAGATCGTCAACGTCATCAATGAGATTGCCGACCAGACCAATCTTCTGGCACTCAATGCGGCCATCGAGGCCGCACGGGCCGGCGAGCACGGACGTGGCTTTGCCGTCGTCGCCGATGAGGTCAAGAAACTTGCCGAGAGGACCGGCAACTCGACGGCGGAGATCGCCGACATGATCGGCAACATCCAGAAAGAGGTCAACCGGGCTGTGGACGCAATGGAAGACGTGAAGAAGAAGGTTTCCTCAGGCACCGCCCTCTCTGAGCAGGCCGGCGAAGCCCTCAACAATATTGTCAACAAGGTTGACGACCTGCAGCTAATGGTCCAGCAGATCGCTTCAGCGACGGAAGAGATGACGGCGACATCAGAAGGCATCAGCAAGGACATCGACTCCATCGCCACCATATCAAAGGAAACATCGTCCGCGTCGAGCCAGGTCTCGCACGCATCCGATGAACTCGCCCGCCTGTCCGTCAGCCTTCAAGGCGTCGTCAGGGAATTCTCCGTCTGA
- a CDS encoding 8-amino-7-oxononanoate synthase: protein MKNRLASMLKEIRGQGNYRSIRYVRPLCPATIVHNGREYLNLCSNSYLSLHLHPAVMEAARSAVADYGTGTCSSRSVSGSIDLYERLESAAARYKGYRKGLIFPTGYMANIGIVSTIPGKGDVIFTDELNHSSLIDAMRLSYAKKVIYRHRDTGDLERKLKKHAARGNSFVITESIFSMDGDMAPLAEIMELRDRYGFYAIVDDAHGTGIFGKGGSGVEEHWRLKGAADIHMATFGKAMGSFGAFVLSDPVVIDYLVNRARTFMYTTALPPAALAASQAALDLVNGNLSFKDELWHNIDYMRSGLLGAGFDLKESVGPIIPIVVGKDADAVKMQKMLMTKGFFLQAIRPPTVPTGTSRLRLTVVRGFSQEQMDSAIEAITAAGRRMKLVP from the coding sequence ATGAAGAACAGACTCGCATCGATGCTGAAGGAGATACGGGGACAGGGCAATTACCGGAGCATACGCTACGTTCGCCCTCTGTGCCCCGCTACGATCGTCCATAATGGCAGGGAATACCTCAATCTTTGTTCCAACAGCTATCTTTCGCTTCACCTCCACCCGGCAGTGATGGAAGCGGCGAGGTCAGCCGTCGCAGATTACGGCACCGGCACCTGTTCATCACGAAGCGTATCGGGGAGCATCGACCTTTACGAAAGACTCGAATCGGCCGCCGCCCGCTACAAAGGTTACAGGAAGGGTCTCATATTTCCCACGGGCTACATGGCAAATATCGGCATAGTGTCAACGATTCCAGGCAAAGGGGATGTAATTTTCACCGACGAACTGAATCATTCCAGCCTCATTGATGCAATGCGCCTTTCCTATGCGAAAAAGGTCATCTACAGGCATCGGGACACGGGCGATCTGGAACGAAAACTGAAGAAGCACGCGGCGCGGGGCAATTCCTTTGTTATCACGGAATCGATCTTCAGCATGGACGGCGATATGGCCCCTCTGGCGGAGATCATGGAACTCAGGGACCGGTACGGTTTTTACGCCATCGTCGATGATGCCCATGGAACGGGTATCTTCGGAAAAGGGGGAAGCGGCGTCGAGGAGCACTGGCGCCTCAAGGGGGCGGCGGATATCCACATGGCCACATTCGGCAAGGCCATGGGGTCTTTCGGCGCCTTTGTGCTTTCCGACCCTGTCGTCATAGACTATCTTGTCAACAGGGCGCGGACCTTCATGTACACGACGGCCCTGCCACCCGCCGCTCTGGCGGCGTCGCAGGCGGCACTCGACCTTGTCAACGGGAACCTGTCTTTTAAGGATGAACTCTGGCACAACATCGATTACATGCGATCAGGGCTCCTGGGCGCCGGTTTCGACCTCAAGGAGAGTGTGGGCCCCATCATCCCCATCGTTGTGGGGAAGGACGCCGATGCTGTGAAAATGCAGAAGATGCTTATGACAAAGGGTTTCTTCCTGCAAGCCATCCGGCCTCCCACGGTCCCCACGGGTACATCGAGACTGAGGCTCACCGTGGTGAGAGGTTTTTCGCAAGAGCAAATGGATTCGGCCATCGAAGCGATAACGGCGGCGGGAAGGAGAATGAAACTGGTCCCCTGA
- the bioA gene encoding adenosylmethionine--8-amino-7-oxononanoate transaminase, protein MYSSEELKDWDKRYIWHPFTQMMDYMDSEPLIIERGEGFYLVDVEGRRYIDGVSSLWVLVHGHGRKELTDAIERQSKELCHSTLLGLANVPAVVLAKRLVAIVPGNLQRVFYSDSGSTSVEIAIKMSYQYWQQRGEKKRKRFISFTNGYHGDTIGSVSIGGIDLFHKVYRPLLFRSYKAPSPYCYRCSLKLERGSCGMACVEEFERTVRKHRDEVCAVVIEPLVQGAAGMLTQPDGFLGKVWRIAKDNGLHFITDEVATGFGRTGTMFACEQEGIKPDFLCLAKGITGGYLPLAATVTTKEVFDGFLGRFDECKTFFHGHTYTGNPVACAVALENLAIFERERTIELMADKITLLADELKRFSDLPNVGDVRQRGFMVGIELVKSRKTRRPYPAAAKMGQKVTLAARKRGVIIRPLGDVIVLMPPPSIDAQTLKELVDVTYDSIKEATGAP, encoded by the coding sequence ATGTACAGCAGCGAGGAACTCAAAGATTGGGATAAGCGTTACATCTGGCATCCCTTTACCCAGATGATGGATTACATGGACAGCGAGCCGCTCATCATCGAACGCGGCGAAGGCTTCTATCTTGTGGATGTCGAAGGAAGGCGCTACATCGATGGTGTCTCTTCATTGTGGGTTCTCGTTCATGGACACGGCCGCAAAGAGCTCACAGATGCCATAGAAAGGCAATCGAAGGAGCTGTGCCATTCGACGCTCCTTGGACTTGCCAACGTTCCCGCCGTAGTTCTGGCAAAGCGCCTTGTTGCGATCGTGCCGGGAAATCTCCAGAGGGTTTTCTATTCGGATAGCGGGTCGACGTCCGTGGAGATCGCGATCAAGATGTCCTATCAGTACTGGCAGCAAAGGGGAGAAAAGAAAAGGAAACGTTTCATATCTTTCACGAACGGCTACCACGGAGACACCATAGGGTCCGTGAGCATCGGCGGCATCGACCTTTTTCACAAGGTCTACAGGCCTCTTCTCTTCAGGTCGTACAAGGCGCCGTCTCCCTATTGTTACCGCTGTTCCCTGAAGCTTGAGCGGGGTTCCTGCGGTATGGCCTGCGTGGAAGAGTTTGAGCGTACCGTGAGGAAACACAGGGACGAGGTCTGCGCCGTCGTTATCGAACCGCTCGTGCAGGGGGCGGCCGGGATGCTCACCCAGCCGGATGGTTTCCTGGGAAAGGTCTGGAGGATAGCAAAGGACAACGGGCTTCATTTCATCACCGATGAAGTGGCCACCGGGTTCGGCCGCACGGGAACCATGTTCGCCTGTGAACAGGAAGGGATCAAACCCGATTTCCTCTGTCTCGCCAAGGGAATCACGGGGGGATACCTGCCGCTCGCGGCGACGGTGACGACGAAAGAGGTCTTCGACGGCTTTCTCGGACGGTTCGACGAATGCAAGACCTTCTTCCATGGCCATACTTACACGGGTAACCCGGTGGCGTGTGCCGTCGCCCTCGAGAACCTGGCGATCTTCGAAAGGGAACGCACCATAGAGCTGATGGCGGACAAAATAACCCTGCTTGCCGACGAACTGAAGCGCTTCTCAGATCTACCCAACGTGGGGGACGTCCGGCAAAGAGGTTTTATGGTCGGCATTGAGCTTGTAAAGAGCAGGAAGACCAGGAGGCCTTATCCAGCCGCTGCAAAGATGGGCCAGAAGGTCACCCTGGCGGCGAGAAAACGGGGCGTTATAATCCGGCCCCTCGGGGACGTCATTGTCCTTATGCCGCCCCCCTCAATAGACGCCCAAACTCTCAAGGAGCTTGTGGACGTCACATACGACTCCATAAAAGAAGCAACCGGCGCGCCCTGA